AGCCGCACGAGATAGCCCGCATGGGCATAGCCAGGACCTTCCAGAACCTGAGGCTGTTCAAGAACCTCACGGTACTGCAGAACGTCGCCATCGCCGGACAGCTGGAGTCCAGGTACAGCCTCCTGTCCGCCGTGCTACGCACCCCCGCTTACCGCGCCGAGGAGAAGCACGTGATGGGCCGGGCGATGGAACTGTTGGAACTCGTGGGGCTGGCCGAGAAAGCGCACGAGAAGGCGAAAAACCTCTCTTACGGGCACCAGCGGAAGCTGGAGATAGCCAGGGCGTTGGCGCTGAAGCCCAGGGTGCTCCTGCTCGACGAACCCGCGGCGGGGATGAACCCCGACGAATCCCTCAGTCTCATGGACTTCCTGCAAGACGTCAGGGAGAAGTTCAAGATCGCCATACTCCTGATAGAGCACCACATGGAGGTAGTCATGGGCATCTGCCCGAGGATACTGGTGCTCAACTTCGGCTGCACGATCGCCGAGGGCAACCCCGAGGAGATACAGGCCGACCCGGAAGTCATCAAGGCGTACCTTGGGGAGGTGCAGCGATGAGCGGGGTCATGCTCAAGGCGGAGTCACTCCACGTCCACTACGGCGTGATTCACGCGCTGAAGGGCGTGAACGTCGAGGTGCGCGAGGGTGAGATTGTCGCGATAATCGGCGCGAACGGCGCCGGGAAGAGCACCTTCCTGAACACCATCGCCGGCATGGTCAGGCCCTCCGCCGGGTCCATCGAGTTCATGGGCGCGAGGCTGCCGTCGCGCTCTCACGAGGTCGTCAAGGCGGGGATCGCGTTCGTACCGGAGGGCAGGCGCATTTTCGGGAATCTCACGGTGTACCAGAACCTCATGATGGGGGCCTACCTGCGCCGGGATGTAGAGGGGATCCGGGAAGACATGCGGCGCGTGTATCGCCTGTTTCCGCGACTGCAGGAAAGGGAGCGGCAGCCCGGCAGCACCCTGAGCGGCGGGGAACAGCAGATGCTCTCTATCGGCCGCGCGCTCATGTCCAGGCCCAAGATGCTCCTCCTCGACGAGCCGTCCCTCGGGCTCGCCCCGATCCTCGTCCGCGACATCTTCGCAACGCTGAGGGACATCAACGCGGAGGGTACCACCATCCTCCTCGTCGAGCAGAACGCGCGCCAGGCTCTCGACCTCGCGCGGCGGGCATACGTGTTTCAGACCGGCACCGTGGTGCTGTCGGGACCGAGCTCCGATCTTCTCGCCGACAGGCAGGTACAAGAGGCCTACCTCGGCGCCCGGATCGCCGCCCGCAGGATGCCCGAAGCACAGCACTAGAAAACTGCACGACTTGACTTAGCCGATCTCCGTCGGAGGACTGCCGCAATTCCTGCCTCTATAGGTCGGGTGGCCACTGCAGGTCGGCGGCACGCTCATAAGGAATCACCCTGCTCTTGGGTGTATCCTTCCAGGCGCTTTCGTTGTGCGACATGTTTCTTAGAACCTCCGCGCTAAGTCCGCACAGTCGAGAGGCCACCTCATTCATGGTTTCCATCTCGTCACGTGTGAACACGCTAGCGTCAACTGCAGTCTCCGCCTTGACCAGATCCGCTTCCCAGTTCTCAATCACCTTGGACTCCACGGAGATTGCGCCGGTTTCCATCGCAGCCTGAAGACACAAGAACCAGCCTTCCAAAGCCGGGCCGTGAGGTAGAGCCGCATAACGAGCCCCACTTATCGAAACGCCGTGTTCCTTGAAATGAAGGAAGTCGGCATACCAGAGATGTTTCATCAGGGCAGTCTTCGACATCGTGCTACGAGTGAAAAACACGATCATGTTGAGGAGCTTCTCAAAGTCAAAACGTCGAAACCCAGTTTGGGAACCAACAGGGATAACGGTCTCCCACTTCTCCATGACGCCCAGGGCCCAGGCCTTCTCCCTGTTCTCGACGCCGGAGTTGGCTATCTTCTTGACTCGTGAAAGCTCCCGTGCAGTCAACCTGTCAGCATGGGTCTTCAGAAGATTGACGACCTCTTTGGGGTCGAGCAGCCTCCTGATTGTCTCCACATGAGCTGGCACAGGTATGGCTCCCTTCTCGTACCGATAGACCGTGGAAGGACTCCACCCCAGCAGCTTGGCCAGAGTGCGCTGCCCGAGTCCGTAGCGCTTGCGCAGACTTGCTATGTCATCCGCCGTGGGAACACCTCGGAGACGCCTATATTCGGCATAGGCCCGCTCAAGTGTCGCGAAGTCCAGCTGCTTGACGGGCACCTCTCCTCCACACGTCCGGCAGTAGGCCACCTTGGTCTCAATTGTCACCGGCTCGCCCCTCACCGGCACAGTCTGCTTGACTGTCCTTATATCCAGTCCTCTCTTAGAATTACATGCGGGGCAGTATCCAACTCTTGTTGTCACGTCTGTCACCCCCGATAAGGGTATCTTAGTGGATACTCCGCCGGATGAAACGAAAGGCACACCAGCCCATCGCCAGTCCTCACCTTCAGCTTGATGTAGTATTCGCCGTTGTCCGTCTCAATTCCGAAAGTCCACACTTCTTCGCCTGGAAAACCTCTGTCTCCCTCAGGGCCAGTCACGTAGTTTTCGACCGCAAGCGAACATAGTGTTTCCAGCACAACTTCCTCAGTCCATCCCATGAAGGCAAGGGCATCGAGGTTCTTCTGTCGCTTAACAAGGTTCCATTTCCCCTCGACAATTAGAGCCTTCGCTCTATCGAGAAAACACCTTACCTGCGTGCGGGAGACAACAGTCAATCTTCCCGCCTCCAACAACTGTTCTTACCAATCATCGTATTCCATTGAACTACAAAATGCAATTAAATGATTACATCAATGTCTTTCTCGGTAGATGACGGCGGATCTTACGCTGCGTGCTCCTCCAGATTGCTTATTCCGCCGGCATCTTCATGAGTGGGGCCGGCTCTTGCGCGCTCCAACTGACCGCCATGCCGTCAAAGCAGTCAATCATAGGGGATAAGTAGACCTTGCCGGCAGGCAGCGAAAACTCTGTGAGATCGGTGAGCCACTTCGCATTGGGGACCTCAGCGTGAAAGTCGCGCTCAATGACGTTTGGCGCCGGGGGACCGATCTCGCCCTTGTAAGAACTGTACTTGCGCTTCTTTCGACCGACCACGACGAGGTTTTCCTCACGCATAAGCCTGCGTACTACCTTTTCGGACACGGTCTTGCCGTCTCTGGTGATGACGGCGTGAATCCGTCGGTAACCATAGCGCCCGTCGGCCAGAGCGAATGCAGTGCGCACGCGCTCTCGGAGCTCGGAATACTTGTCCGGTATGGTCAGGGCAGCGTAATGGTAGAAGTAGCTGCTCTTGGGCATAGAAAGACACCCCAGCAGCTCATTCAGAGGGTATCTCTTCCTCAGGGCGCCGATCGCTGCTCCTTCTCCCGATTGGTCAGATTCTTCGGATCGGCGCCCTGGTCTTTTTTTGGGAT
The sequence above is a segment of the Bacillota bacterium genome. Coding sequences within it:
- a CDS encoding DUF4065 domain-containing protein — protein: MTTRVGYCPACNSKRGLDIRTVKQTVPVRGEPVTIETKVAYCRTCGGEVPVKQLDFATLERAYAEYRRLRGVPTADDIASLRKRYGLGQRTLAKLLGWSPSTVYRYEKGAIPVPAHVETIRRLLDPKEVVNLLKTHADRLTARELSRVKKIANSGVENREKAWALGVMEKWETVIPVGSQTGFRRFDFEKLLNMIVFFTRSTMSKTALMKHLWYADFLHFKEHGVSISGARYAALPHGPALEGWFLCLQAAMETGAISVESKVIENWEADLVKAETAVDASVFTRDEMETMNEVASRLCGLSAEVLRNMSHNESAWKDTPKSRVIPYERAADLQWPPDL
- a CDS encoding ABC transporter ATP-binding protein, which produces MSGVMLKAESLHVHYGVIHALKGVNVEVREGEIVAIIGANGAGKSTFLNTIAGMVRPSAGSIEFMGARLPSRSHEVVKAGIAFVPEGRRIFGNLTVYQNLMMGAYLRRDVEGIREDMRRVYRLFPRLQERERQPGSTLSGGEQQMLSIGRALMSRPKMLLLDEPSLGLAPILVRDIFATLRDINAEGTTILLVEQNARQALDLARRAYVFQTGTVVLSGPSSDLLADRQVQEAYLGARIAARRMPEAQH
- a CDS encoding type II toxin-antitoxin system MqsR family toxin, whose translation is MTVVSRTQVRCFLDRAKALIVEGKWNLVKRQKNLDALAFMGWTEEVVLETLCSLAVENYVTGPEGDRGFPGEEVWTFGIETDNGEYYIKLKVRTGDGLVCLSFHPAEYPLRYPYRG
- a CDS encoding IS3 family transposase, coding for MPKSSYFYHYAALTIPDKYSELRERVRTAFALADGRYGYRRIHAVITRDGKTVSEKVVRRLMREENLVVVGRKKRKYSSYKGEIGPPAPNVIERDFHAEVPNAKWLTDLTEFSLPAGKVYLSPMIDCFDGMAVSWSAQEPAPLMKMPAE
- a CDS encoding ABC transporter ATP-binding protein, which encodes PHEIARMGIARTFQNLRLFKNLTVLQNVAIAGQLESRYSLLSAVLRTPAYRAEEKHVMGRAMELLELVGLAEKAHEKAKNLSYGHQRKLEIARALALKPRVLLLDEPAAGMNPDESLSLMDFLQDVREKFKIAILLIEHHMEVVMGICPRILVLNFGCTIAEGNPEEIQADPEVIKAYLGEVQR